A single Leguminivora glycinivorella isolate SPB_JAAS2020 chromosome 25, LegGlyc_1.1, whole genome shotgun sequence DNA region contains:
- the LOC125239183 gene encoding leucine-rich repeat-containing protein 15-like, whose amino-acid sequence MMISFTGLSASLALTLLALFPATSSDRATWPQCKRGWDGRGRVLELEDDDVTLLNLKNCNITTLPSDAFNTTVPKLEEIHLDENNLQDIDASVFIPVSHVTLISLSYNKLRSIPIFGAYSLFPNLEELYLDNNRILSINDDRTFSLCENLERLYLTHNQIEYIAPDIFKPLINLESIDLSYNKLTSVSDSVFHVKSLKVIRLDNNLISYIPPNAFSDLSQLFLDNNRLSFLYANFSSVITRPPARAIAMSLYNNPWQCACLLELMEDVKGAKSGARYAYWEYNGVLKSCEFRGMVCHRHTLEENVKKLS is encoded by the exons ATGATGATTTCTTTCACCGGCTTAA GCGCTTCACTCGCACTGACGTTGCTAGCACTATTCCCGGCAACCAGCAGCGACCGCGCCACGTGGCCACAATGCAAGCGCGGCTGGGACGGTCGCGGACGAGTCCTCGAACTCGAAGACGATGACGTCACCCTACTCAATCTTAAAAACTGCAATATAACTACATTACCATCTGACGCTTTTAACACTACAGTACCTAAGCTAGAAGAAATACATTTAGATGAGAATAACTTACAAGATATAGACGCATCGGTTTTCATCCCTGTCTCTCATGTGACTTTAATTTCATTATCATATAATAAGCTCCGTAGTATACCGATTTTCGGCGCTTATTCACTATTTCCTAATCTAGAAGaattatatttagataataaTAGAATATTATCTATCAATGATGATAGGACGTTCTCCTTATGCGAGAATCTGGAGCGTCTATATTTGACGCATAATCAAATTGAGTATATAGCCCCAGATATTTTTAAACCTTTGATAAATTTAGAGAGTATTGATTTAAGTTATAATAAACTAACAAGTGTGTCAGACTCTGTGTTCCACGTAAAATCGTTAAAAGTAATCAGATTAGATAATAATTTGATAAGTTACATACCTCCAAACGCTTTTAGCGATCTTAGCCAGTTGTTTCTAGATAATAATCGTTTGAGTTTTCTATATGCAAATTTTTCTTCAGTGATAACTCGCCCGCCGGCGCGCGCTATTGCTATGAGTTTGTATAATAATCCTTGGCAGTGTGCGTGCTTGTTAGAGCTTATGGAGGATGTTAAGGGAGCTAAAAGTGGGGCGAGGTATGCTTATTGGGAGTATAATGGCGTATTGAAATCGTGTGAGTTCCGAGGTATGGTGTGTCATCGCCACACGCTCGAGGAAAACGTTAAGAAACTATCGTAA